The Vicia villosa cultivar HV-30 ecotype Madison, WI linkage group LG1, Vvil1.0, whole genome shotgun sequence genome includes a region encoding these proteins:
- the LOC131620296 gene encoding thaumatin-like protein 1b translates to MAITRIALCLSFAFLFYVVGGAKVTFTNKCGYTVWPGTLTGDQKPQLSTTGFVLDPQGTNSVDLPSPWSGRFWARTGCTNDNGKFSCATADCASGQVECNGAGAVPPATLVEITVASNGGQDFYDVSNVDGFNVPMSVTPQGGSGDCKTSSCPANINTVCPDELQVKGSDGSVIACQSACLKFNTDEYCCRGSHNTAATCPASSYATTFKNQCPDAYSYAYDDKTGTFTCNGGPSYAITFCP, encoded by the exons ATGGCTATTACTCGTATTGCTCTCTGCCTTAGCTTTGCATTCCTCTTCTATG TGGTTGGAGGAGCCAAAGTGACATTCACGAATAAATGTGGATACACTGTATGGCCAGGAACACTAACTGGAGACCAAAAGCCTCAACTTTCAACAACTGGTTTTGTATTGGATCCTCAAGGAACCAACTCGGTGGACCTTCCTTCTCCATGGTCAGGTCGGTTTTGGGCCCGTACCGGATGCACAAACGACAACGGAAAGTTCAGTTGTGCCACCGCCGATTGCGCGTCAGGTCAAGTCGAGTGCAACGGTGCTGGCGCAGTTCCACCAGCAACTTTGGTTGAAATTACAGTAGCATCAAATGGAGGACAAGATTTCTACGATGTGAGCAACGTGGACGGGTTCAACGTCCCGATGTCTGTAACTCCACAAGGTGGGAGTGGTGATTGCAAAACCTCAAGCTGTCCAGCGAATATCAACACTGTGTGTCCTGATGAGCTTCAAGTGAAAGGCTCAGATGGAAGTGTGATTGCTTGTCAGAGTGCTTGTTTGAAGTTTAATACAGATGAGTATTGTTGCCGCGGAAGTCACAATACAGCGGCTACATGTCCAGCCTCAAGTTACGCTACGACTTTTAAGAATCAATGTCCTGATGCTTATAGTTATGCTTACGATGATAAGACTGGCACTTTCACTTGCAATGGTGGACCTAGCTATGCTATCACCTTCTGTCCTTAA